The Setaria viridis chromosome 9, Setaria_viridis_v4.0, whole genome shotgun sequence sequence ctTAATTTCTGATtgcactacgatgcttaagcgatgatcaagtgcattcataatcaagaattgcggcgatctgaaccgatttacatcctgcaggagatacccgaccaccagctatgtacaactgtatgtacaactgtccaggttccacataacgacctttcgattagccgtacccaacaattgggaatatgactacccgaacctagggacgcacccccactgggaccccacgtctggcctgatctccatgtgagtttcaggccaCGCCCCTaccattctccagcacgtcaagcacatgtacgaaatattcccgatagCCAattaacctaccgggctttgctggtcccatacacagtaagcaaccaggtaaaatcacttgatcaaaggttaagacaacgaacggGCCTTAACCAATTTATTAACTTAgtagacagaactaccatctctagcttctgtccacatTTCCAATTTCCAAGctattttccttgattaacatgtatgaccaaTTTAATATTAGAGTTGAGTAACCACTCACAGGTATCTAGGCATTGGTAAGCATAGGAGAGTTACTAATTAGTTGAAGGTAGGATAATGCACAAGAGTGgtttgcaatcaactcctagacttaatgcaatcataaagaaataaccaatagaTGGACTCATGAATAATACTCTCTGAAATTAGATAGGTGtagatgctccggggcttgcctgggattaCAAAGATGTTAGTTTCTTTAGGATACCTTCCAAAGAAAGGAGTGACTTCAACGTCCTTCTTGAATTCCTGACGAACTTCAGATGCATTCCACGAAAACCACTTCATGAACTTCAGGTTCTACGATATGATGGATGCAAGTTACAACGATACGATGGATGCAAGTTACAGTTAGGATATGCGAACCTTTTGAAAGactgactatacaacttatctttatgataaagttgcaagccaacattAAACTACCcataaaagattaacccacaatttatTTTCTTAACTAACCTAGCTTAAACCTTttctttatttagaaaagcattataaataaattctaatctcaaaacctaattcctatgaaTTACAAAGaatttgtgaataataaaacattattcaaaatcGTATACATTTTATAACGactaagtatttatttaaataccttaaccAAAGGTacactaaataaatacctaatttttattaccttttcctagggtgtaagaATTATTAATGCGTAAAGGAAGATAAAACattcctaataaaattggtttcactaattttggacaatTCTATAATTTCTGGTGAATTAAATAGTGAAAACACAAATTTAAACTATTATCTACAAACTGAAAAACCTATCATTATCCCCACCCCGCTGAAAAACCTTTCTCACTCACCCACGTCCTACCCACAGACTCAGACACGCGGGCCCGCTCGGTCAAAAACAGAGGGCCGGCCTTAACCGCGGCTCCCCTAGCGGGTAACAACGCTAGCTCTCCGGCGGCGAGGTCTCCGGCGGCGGGGACTGGCTAGCTACGCTCCCTAGGGCCACCGCACCCCCTGGTGGGGTTCTTGGCCCGGGCGGTGGACTGAACAGGGGCttgcgtcggcggcggcggcgctaggcgAATGGCGACGCGCAAGAGCGGCAACTCGCCGGCGATGAGGCTTGCGAGGGCGGGGACTCCTCTACCCGACTCACCACAACTTCTTGCATCTAACGATGGTGTTCTAGTGGTGGTTGGCCTCACCACGACAGAGGACTGCACAGGGCGGACGGGGTGCGGCGGCGACAACGGACGATAGCGCTAGGCGGGCGGCAGCACGCAACAGCTCACTGACAGCGACCCGGAGGCAACAAGCAGCCTCGATAGCTCTACGCAAGCCCTAGCAACCGAGCGCGCTCCTAAGCAGCAGCTCACTGCGGTCGGAGCACaaccctccacggcggcggccatggctgaCGCGCGGTGCGGGCGTTCCGGCGAACCCAACAGGACTCCAAGCCAACAAGCGAGACCTACACCAACCTTAGCTCAAGCTTGACCACCCCAAGACCTTGGACAACCCCCAGAACCTTGGCACCCTACCCCTCCACGGCGGCACCTTAACTAGAACTAGCGGCGGACAAAATTGAGGAAGAGGACGGCGGGGACGGGCTCGCCGGCGTGGAGCTGTGGAACGGAGGGGCGTGGGGTGTGGATGGGATGGTGGTGGAGCTATGGACGGGAGGAATCGGATGGCGGTGGACGGAGCTACGAGAAATCGAGCCCGAGTTACAGCTCTATTCTTTCGGTggggaaaagaaaggaagggcggcggcggcacctcgGTTTAAAGGCTGGGAAAGACGGTTGTGGCAGATTAGCTCGAGCGCGACACGTAGGGAGCTCCGGTGGCGaagcagcagctgcgtggcaCGGTGGTGCTGCGCTGTCCCAGCATGCTGGCGTCGAGCTGTGCTGCACGTCTCCTCCTCTATTATGTTTCTCCCCCCTTCCTTCTTTCAAATCTGAAACTTCAGTTCCAAATTGCATCCAAAATTCAATTGAAACTTTCAAACTTCCTTCAAACAAACTTGTAGAGGATCATATACCCTTTATTTGATTGATTTACACCAAGTCGAAAAGAACATTCTAAGACCGTGAATTTTGAGCTCCAATGTCGGCTAAAATTGAGCTGTTTACTGAATCGcacgattcagtttcgtcagggTTCCGAAACAGCCATTTGCTCCTCTTTGGGTTCGATTTTAACTGCCCAAACTCACTTTGGGTacgtttggatacgaggtgctaaattttagtagggtcacatcggatgttcggatgctaattaggaggactaaacatgagctaattacaaaactaattgcacagatggagtctaattcgcaagacgaatctattaacgCTAATTAATCCAGcatagcaaatagttactgtagcaccacattatcaaatcatggactaattaggcttaatagattcatctcgtaaattagactccatttgtgcaattagttttataattagactatgtttaatactcctaattagtatcaaacatctgatgtgacaggtgctaaagtttagtaggggtatccaaacaccccctttatCTTGCCCAACTTCCACTAATCTTTGTTCAACATATAATAaaggttccattttgcacataagAACCCATCTCTTACCCACtagatttttcaaaaattgCACCAAAGATTGCTAAGCAGCACTGTTCTTGAGGACAGCATGAAGTTTTAACTTTGAGCCTCCAAAGAAATTTGAATTCTTTGCTTTCTTTGGCCAACAACACATCCAAAACTTCCTTtatcaaagttggaggaaatcTAAAGTTCTACCTTTCATAGATTTGCACTTTTGGCTGAATCTCGCTCCTTCCTCGTGAAAAACCTCTTTGAACTTTTCTAGACATTGAACTTCAGCTTAACTAAATTTTCTCCTTTTGAACCTTGCTGTCAGAAACTTGAATTACGACAAAAATCCAAACTGCTCTTTCAAAAATCCCTTTATGAAAGTTGTAGGAAATTTAATGAATTTCAATTCATCTTACTACACCTCCTTCAGATTCCCAACCAATTGAGGGGAATTTCCTTATGAACCTGATTGCTACTTTTCCCCTTTCAACAACTAAGCCTTTGACAGATTATCTTCAGGTCGATTTTTATGGCTAAAATTCAACAGAGGCTTGCTTAGAGcccttaaacaaagttgtaggAAATGTTTGTGACTATCTTTGATACATTTGGAGTCTcttctgattttgattctaAGGGTTCGAAATTTGCTTCCAAAACAAATTGTTACTGTTCATCCTCCAGTATTGATAGAATTGTCAATTTTTCTGAGCTGAAGGTTCAGATTGTGTTTACTCCATTTTTTTCacctaaactctcaaaacttCCTTTATAGAACTTGTAGAGAACCTATTTCTCTACATTTCTCTTATTCATCTCAAAAGCCAAATGTCTCTTTTTACCTTCCAAAGTTGGTACTGAAGCTGGCTGCCAATTCTTGCTTTTCACTGAATTGAAATTGCATTGAATGGCTTCAATCTCGACAGAACAGTACCAAAATCCTCCATTTAACTTTGAATTTCCATTTAATCCTTCAAATGCCATTTGTTTCATGCCAATGCCAAACTTGGAGATCATGCTAAGCTTGACATGAAAGTTTCATTTTGCTCATAAAACTAAAGGCTCATATAGCATTTCTCCAAAATCTCTTGAATCAAAGTTCATTCCATTCAGTACTGTTTTTCAAAGGCATTTATGCCTATATCAGTAACATCCTGCATTTCTGATTTTTGGACAATTTAAGGTCCATTTGCTTCTCAAATGGTCTCTTTAAGTTCCAAATGTCCATAAGGTCTAAATTCATGCATTTGCCAACTTTTTCTGAATTTGAAGCTCTTATTTGGCATTTTTGGCTAAAATTTGATCAAAAGTTGACTTTGGCCATAAAAGCTCATTAACCCCCAAATCTTTGTCATATCCTATTCTTGGCCATTCTTGAGTGTTTTTAACACCCCGGGTGCTCTGCCATTCAGTTCTCGGCAGATAGCTCGATAGTAACTTGTTCCCCTCTTTGAGTTCTGATTCGGGAATTTAAATTCATGTTTCTTGGGGCAAGAACTTCTGGAATGGTTAATTAAAGATTCCATTTCTCAAGTTGTCGCCCAACTCTTGGTTGTGGGAGTCCTTTGAATTTTTaaatcttgaatcttgaatttgaatctttggtcaaatttgactcaaatttgactttggtcCATAATACCTCCGTTGCATCCAAATTTCATCATTAACCTCTAAATTACCTTCTTAGGCTTTTAataacactgggtgttacaaGTGGCACAAGGAGGAGACGGGATGGCGCGAGGAGGAGACGGGAGCAAGACGTCGTCCAAGAGGGATGGATCGGTCCGCCAGTTTTGGAGGAACCATTCCATCCCTCTTTTCGAGGAATATTCCACTTTGATGCCGTCCTCGTTCCACCtgacctccaaccaaacacatgtaAAAGTGGGATGACCCCGTCCCGTCCCTCTATCCAAACACACCCGCACGCCTTGGGGCTTAGGCCAGTATATATACAAGCCACCGCTAGAGTCTAGACAGAAAATACATGTCGTGTGACAGAATACATTTAATACGAGCAGCATGGTAGAAAATTAACAGCATATAAACTGAAGAAAACATGTTGTAAGGAATCGAACACTTCTAGAAGACAGCACCAGCACATCACCTTAGCAGAATCCATCCatactgatgagtgatgacaaCTTCCTCATCCATGCATCCATCACATCAGCCAAGTTGAATTAGCTTGTGTTTACTTCTGCACTCACCTGCAACTCAAGGGCACACTCGAGGTCCAAAAGCACATCTTCCATTGATGGACGATCAATACCCCGATCAGCAACACATTTCTCAGCAGTTTCAATGAACTTGTGGAAACACTGTGCATTAATTCTTCCTTTCATATATGGGCTAACAATTTGATCAATGTTACCCTCCTGCTTGCACTGCAGTGCCCAATCTACCACGTTACCTACTCGTATTGGAAAAATGCAGTTCCTAACTGATCCGGCACAGAGGACCTCAAACAATACAGCACCAAAAGAATAGACATCCGATTTCTCGGTCAGCTGAAAAGTGCGGAAATATTCAGGATCAATAAGACCACCACTGCTCTTGAAGGTTGTGGTCTCACCAGTTGATGGCTCAGTCGTGTAAAGACCAATACCTGTAATCTTGGCAATCCAATCCTCATCCAGCAGAATATCGGATGTGTTAATGTTGCGGTGAATGATCTGTAGCAGATGAAGGTGGTGCAAGCCCCGAGCTGCACCAATGCAGATCTCCAGACGCTGCTTCCAGGTAAGTCGTGGCTCCTGGGTCATGTAGAGGTGCTTGCGAAAACTTCCACGAGCCATGTATTCATAGACAAGGATCAACTCGTCCTTCTCATTGCAGTGACCAATTAGTGGCACAAGATGGTGGTGGCAGAGCTTTGACATAACCTCTATCTCAGCATAAAACTCAGGTGCACGGTACTTGGACCACGGCTGCCGGTGTTTGATAGCAACCTCAGTTGCTCCTCCATCAATTTTTCCATGGTAAACACTGCCAAATGCACCCTCACCGACAAGGAGAGATTCGTCAAAGTTGTTTGTTGCAGCCTTTATCTCTTCAAATGAGAAATGGCGGCATAGGTCTGATGGCAAAATCTTCGTAGCCATACTCACTACAGCTGGAGGTGCTCGCAAGCATTTCCCTATCCAAGAAAACAAATATACTGGTTCTTGTCCCTGATGTGAAGCTTTCTGTAGCATTCGAAGGTTTTCTGCCACATCAATCATTTCAGGACGTCTGTCCCTTTCCATTCTCAGGCATTCAATTGCTAGCTTTGCAACCTCTTCAAGAATAATCATGTTATTCTGATTTGCGATTTCAGGGTCAATCATCTCTCTCAATTCTCTGACCCCCCTTGCAACATCTTCAGTAAATACAGAAACAATGCTGACATCTCCTGCTGTGGCCCTTTTCCTAGTGATCAGTTCCAAGAGCACAACTCCAAAACTGTAAACATCACTCTTCACAGTGAGACGCCCATCCCTTGCAAACAAAGGGTCCATGTAACCTATGCTCCCTATTACATTCTCAGTATATAGTGTCTTGTCCGTGGTGACTAGCCTTGATATTCCAAAGTCTGATAACTTTGCATTAAAGTTGCTGTCTAACAGTATATTAGCAGGTTTAATATCACCATGAATGACTTGAGTATACATGTGAGAGTGCATGTATGCCAATGCCTCTGCACACTCTGTTGCAATCCTAAGTCGTATATCCAAAGGTATGGGAGCATTTTCATGATGAAGAACATCACTCAGGTTTCCATTAGGGATATACTCGGTGACCATAGTTAGGGCATTTTCGTCTATACAATAACCAATGAGCCTAACTACATTCCTATGGTTGATTTCACAGTGGATGGTCAACTCTTTAGCAAAGTTCTCTTTCACATTGTGGATAAACTTCTTCACTGCAACCATACTTTTGTCTTCAAGAACTCCTTCATATACTTCCCCAAAGCCACCACTCCCAAGAATATATCTGTAGTTGTTCGTAATTTGTTCTATATCGCCTTTACTGAAGCATTTTATGTTATGATTACTATGCACTATCCACTTTGATCTATCGGCCCCTTGCATCAGTTCCATCACTTTATTTCCGAGAAGATTCATCCTATGCAAGTAGGGAAGGAGTAAATTCACAGTTACATTTGGATAAGGAGATGATCAGCACAGCAAAAGACAGTAGTCAGTACCTTTGACTATAAACTTTGTTATCGCTATACAAATGGAATTGCCGTGTTTTGTTCAGATTTCTCCCAGAGAACTCAACAATAACCAATCCGTAATATGCAGTTTTAATCCTCCATCTTCAATGGATGAATCACAGCTCTCCTGATATTTTTCTTCAAGAAAAAAGACTAAATGTGGGGGACACACTGACCTATAAGTAGTTCCAGAGCATTACATTCAGTTTTAATGTAACCCAGATTTTACCAGTGCCATGGCAACTCCAAGAAACAAGGAAATATCTAGTAACTAGCATAATGAACACAGCTGATTTTCCTTTAGAAATGATCTGGCCATATCTTATTTATCATCTCCTCTATCTGTTTTATATCTTGTAATATTTCATAGTTATGGCAATATGGCATTGCTTGTCTACAATAGTGGGGTATCAGTGATAAAATTGTGTTTTATTGAAACTGGATTGGATGTTAGTTATGATAGTGATAAACTAGATTAAAAAGGTTTCTTTGTAAAAGGTTTACATTGAAGATTGAAACAGCAGTTAAGTATAGAATTACTCTCTAAAATATGTGAAGGAAGAGAAGAGTAGTAGTGCTAACACCATAAACCAAAAGGTCTGTTTGTCTTAGTTTGTGATGGATTAAAAGCTGTAAAGCAAGTTCTCTAAAAGTTACAGTGATTTGTGTGATTTAAAGGAGTGTTTCCAAGTTCCAAAACATTTTGGATGGTGTGGAGCTCTTTTGTACtttgttttttcattttgctCAGATTTTAATTATGGTTTCCATCTAGGGGAATAATGTAAAAAAAGAACTAGGGATGATACAGGTCATTTTGTTTAATTTCATTGCTAGAATTGTTGATACAAAGATGAACAAATAGTAAACAGATGTCTGAGGAAATAACATTAATACATGGAAGCACCGTCAATTTCTCATGTTGATTAGGTAATCATTGAAATACTTTACCTATGACAAGAAAGAATCCAAATTTTTATGATTCAGACCATGAAAAGGAAGCAAATGGGAATAAGCTGCATCACACCACCAAGAACTAGACAACCAAGGGTGAGAATCTCTGTTACGACGGGAAGAACCAAAAGTCAACTGGAAATAGCTTGATTGTCATGTGAACACGAGCATTACTGATCACAACATACCTGTCAGGGATGGATTTGCAGATGCCAAAAATGAATCATTTCCCACCAATATTTAGTACTCGCATCGTGATGGTTGGAACATGGATAGCGTAGCCTACAGAGGATTCATGGAAAGGATTAAAGGAAGAAGAGATGCAAATGCCGGGTCAACTTTCGAGCAAGCCTCGACGCCAAAGGCCTTCTTCGTCTTAGGAGCCCTTTGGTCGGGCTTTGGCTCCGGCTTATTTGCCGGCTTATgccgaagccctaccaaacgctAAAAATCAAAACGGCTTCTTCCCAGAAGCCGGTAAAAGCCTCTAGCGTTTTTGAACTAGGATGAGagagccgaaaaaagtggcttcccCCGGCTTCTCTTCCTCCCTTGCGCCAAGACAAATGGAACTATCCCTCAACTTGGCTGGAATTGCAACGAAATTGCCATTCCTACCTCTCTGGTGGCGGCGTGAAGCTCACCGGTGATGAGAGGTCGCAGCTGCCCGGCGCGAATGGTAGCAGGTGCACGCGTGCAGCCGCAGCTGGATGGCGCGGACGGACAGCGGGGtggagcagcggcagcgcggTGCTGGGCAGATCAATGACGGCGTGACCCCGCGGGGCGCACTAGCGGCAGAGCTGCTCAGCGGCAGGTCGAATCGGCGGCGTAGCCTAGCAAGAGAGACGAGAGAGAGAAGACGAGAGAGCGAGATTGGGAGAGCGGACGGTGGACTCCGTATAAGAGGATAAGGATGTACGGAAAGAAAGGGAAATAGGAaaggaggaaaggaaaaaatagaaaagaaaaataaaaaagataaaaataaatagaaaaaaaggaagaaggaaaaatggtATTATCTTTTTATTTCACACAAATCACATTATCAATAGAGCCACACATAAAACTTGTATGGGCAAGCAACATACATATGCATGGGCAAAATGGACAATTGACATCTTCTATACATTCTAAAAAgctaggagaagccgttttgccaaatatttttctacaaaATAAGCTAGAACTAAAAAAGGCTGCTTTTTCATATGAGTCAGAGCTAGAGTTATTTTTTCACGAGCCAAAACCGTGCCAAACGGACCCTCAGGGAACGCTGAATGCCCTTTTGTCTTTGTATATTTTGTGACAATGTGGGACCCAGAGTTGCGTGTTCTAGAAACAAATTGCCATTAGACTTCGGGGGTCTTGATTTACAAGCACATAATTAATTAGCCATGTTCTAGGGAAAAGCAAAAGATAAATTACCTGTTGCGGTATTTCATCGAGCATGTGTGTTGTGCGCGGCGACGGACCCACGCCCGCCACCGCGAACAGCGCCTGGCTGCCGGTTATCCCAGCGCACCCATGGGTTACCGATCGATCGCCCAGGCGAAGAGGCCTCGCTGTTTTGCACTCTGCTCGCGCGCTCGCTTGGGTGCCCCTTGCGCGTGGGCGCCGCAAGCCCGCGCCTGCAAGGCAGTGTCCGGCTTGCGCCCGCCACAAGAGCATGCCGGGATGACCGGCAGAGGGGATGGAGCGATTGTCAAACAGACGAGCAGGAGCTGTCGTGGCTGGGGCTATAAA is a genomic window containing:
- the LOC117837017 gene encoding receptor like protein kinase S.2 — encoded protein: MNLLGNKVMELMQGADRSKWIVHSNHNIKCFSKGDIEQITNNYRYILGSGGFGEVYEGVLEDKSMVAVKKFIHNVKENFAKELTIHCEINHRNVVRLIGYCIDENALTMVTEYIPNGNLSDVLHHENAPIPLDIRLRIATECAEALAYMHSHMYTQVIHGDIKPANILLDSNFNAKLSDFGISRLVTTDKTLYTENVIGSIGYMDPLFARDGRLTVKSDVYSFGVVLLELITRKRATAGDVSIVSVFTEDVARGVRELREMIDPEIANQNNMIILEEVAKLAIECLRMERDRRPEMIDVAENLRMLQKASHQGQEPVYLFSWIGKCLRAPPAVVSMATKILPSDLCRHFSFEEIKAATNNFDESLLVGEGAFGSVYHGKIDGGATEVAIKHRQPWSKYRAPEFYAEIEVMSKLCHHHLVPLIGHCNEKDELILVYEYMARGSFRKHLYMTQEPRLTWKQRLEICIGAARGLHHLHLLQIIHRNINTSDILLDEDWIAKITGIGLYTTEPSTGETTTFKSSGGLIDPEYFRTFQLTEKSDVYSFGAVLFEVLCAGSVRNCIFPIRVGNVVDWALQCKQEGNIDQIVSPYMKGRINAQCFHKFIETAEKCVADRGIDRPSMEDVLLDLECALELQVSAEVNTS